The genomic DNA cgccactgaccaccaatccaaccTTTGATCGCTTTTCTCCTTTTACTAAAACTGTTTCCTATTACCATTTTATTTGAAtttgtgtatgggctttagcctgtcacttacattgaatttgtgtttttatttcttagtTTTGATGAATTGCTTCGTCTGCTTGGTACACGTTTGgagtatcagaacaccacctttcggaatagtgtagagccagcggaaaggttgcttgttacattaaggtaaaatatAGATATACTTTGTAATTTTATGCTATGCACCATAGTAAGCTATACTAAGGAATGCTAAGAATGCAGATGGATATGACAACAAAATTGtttgccaaaaaatttttttttttttttattttaaaaaacttaatatgtaaattttttggattacatacttggcatgaaatattttggaaacaatccagctccctctgactctctgacctcctgaCTCTCTAGCTTTCTAACGTCCCCAGACTCTCAATCTGACTCccttacttcccctgactctctaactccctctgactctctgacctcctctgactctataacttcccctgactctctgactctcttacttactGTAActttcttacttcctctgactctcttacttcctctgaccctctcacttcctctgcccctttcacttcctctgactctctgaaGTGTCTCCTCCACCTAGTGCGAgtccttctgtaataaaaaaaaaaacataactaatttatttgatattttttgtcaggtacctagcaactggaaCTTCATTTGCCAGCTTACACTATGAGTACAAATTAGGAAAATCTACGGTGAGCACAATTGTGCGTGACACCTGTATCGCCATCTGGGAGGTTCTAAGAGATGTGGTCATGAAAAAACCAAACAAAGATGAATGGAACACCAAAGCTgagttgttttgggagcgctgcaacttccctaactgtgttggtgccatagacggcaagcacatcagaattgtgaggccagtcggtagtgggtcaaaattttttaattataaaaaatatttctctTTCGTTCTGCTGGCAGTCGCTGATGCAAACTATTCGTTCACCTACATCGACATTGGTTCTtatgggagcagttctgactccagcattttttcccactcTACCTTTGGAAGAATGATTCGGGAGAACGCACTGGACCTCCCAAACGAAcgaccactccctggaacatcaGAACCCTGTCTCCCTTTCATATTTGTCGGTGATGAGGCTTTCGCTCTCTCAGAAAAAATGCTCAGGCCATATGCTAACCGGTCGCTGTCTGTGGAGAAAAGGGTCtttaattatcggctaacaagagcacgCAGAGTTGTGGAGTGTACTTTCGGAATTCTGGCAAACAAATGGCGTTTTCTCCACACGCCAATAAGTTTACACATGGAAAACGCCATAATTGCCGTAAAAGCTGCCTGTGCACTCCACAATTTTGTCCGCGAAAGAGATGGATACCTTTTCGAGGACTCTttaatggatgagatggaaggcgcaGATTGGACACATACAAGGGGCAATTACAGGGGGGCCAGCATCCGTGAGCAATATACTGACTTCTTTATGAGTCCTGCCGGTCAAGTATCATGGCAGCTTGATTCCATTTAATACAGACCAATCATTTTTTCTTTGTCAATGCTGCATCGTGTACGATCTGTACTTTTTTctgcaataaagttttattgttcgACAGTGTGTCCATCTATTTGTGGCATTTTCTGTGTCAACATGCAGACCATGCAATATCATTcaacaacattggtggtcagtggcattggtggtcagtggcgttggtggacagtggggttggtggacagtggggttggtggacagtgggatgcatgcccttacattggtggtcagtgggatgaataaatataaAGAGTGTGTAGCCGTACAATGTAGCCTAACCCTGACGTCTCCAATCAATAGACAAATACACAGTGATAAGCAATATAGTTATAATGGGTTTATAGGTTCCAGGAGGTAATCGGTACATGAGATGGATGATTTGTGCCATAGTAAGCAATAGAAGCAATGCAGACAGAGATCACACCATTGTTCTCttccaaaaaaaaatggtttttatttgtttcatttgtaATCTTCAAGTAATTACatacttttgaaaatattttttggaaaataatcaTACTTCAAACTGCAAACATTATGAAGAACCACATAACCAAGAGATAATACTCTGTCTCCTACTTCCCTTTCTCTCATCCTTCATTCTTTCTCCCCCTCACTTGATCTCTTCTTTCTagtatgaccctctcacttcctctgaccctctcactccctctgaccctctcactccctctgaccctctcacttcctctgaccctctcacttcctctgaccctctcactccctctgaccctctcacttcctctgaccctctcacttcctctgaccctctcacttcctctgaccctctcacttcctctgaccctctcacttcctctgaccctctcacttcctctgaccctcccaCCTCAACCTCCACCTTACACTCTCTCTTCATCCAAAATTAGTACAAGTACCCCACTGCATAATCCACGCTGACCTGAAAAGTTGGTAGGACCCAAAAAATTTTGCATAACGTAAACAAATGCAATATGGTTAACAACATGAAAGAGGCTGTGCCGTTTAACAGGTAGGCATCTATCAATTTGAAATATAGTTCTGTTTCTCAGGTCTTACTAGCTTCAGGTACAAACAGGGATTTCACAGTATCTGGTGGTTCACTCGTGGCGGGCCGATATAGCATAACCGCATCAcagaccttgacattttggtcagaggtgggatacaagccctggcatttgtggacaggcaatcccacagaccaccaatgtcagggcttgtgTGACCACCAATCGGTCGTCTGGTGGGATGCAAATactctaaaaaatagaaaacataacctaaacaaatccaatttggattaacaacatgaaagtggcagtgccattCAACAGGTAGGCTACAGGCAGAGTATTACAATAAATTTAAatctataaattcaaatattttgtaacactctgttgctcaggcgttgcttgcctcaaatgcacaggcggggatatcactctatccggTGGTTCACTCGTGGCAGGCCGATATAGCATAACCGCATCAcagaccttgacattttggtcagaggtgggatacaagccctggcatttgtggacaggcaatcccacagaccaccaatgtcagggcttgtgTGACCACCAATCGGTCGTCTGGTGGGATGCAAATactctaaaaaatagaaaacataacctaAACAAATCCAATTTGGATTAAtaacatgaaagtggcagtgccattCAACAGGTAGGCTACAGGCAGAGTATTACAATAAATTTAAatctataaattcaaatattttgtaacactctgttgctcaggcgttgcttgcctcaaatgcacaggcggggatatcactctatccggTGGTTCACTCGTGGCAGGCCGATATAGCATAACCGCATCAcagaccttgacattttggtcagaggtgggatacaagccctggcatttgtggacaggcaatcccacagaccaccaatgtcagggcttgtgTGACCACCAATCGGTCGTCTGGTGGGATGCAAATactctaaaaaatagaaaacataacctaaacaaatccaatttggattaacaacatgaaagtggcagtgccattCAACAGGTAGGCTACAGGCAGAGTATTACAATAAATTTAAatctataaattcaaatattttgtaacactctgttgctcaggcgttgcttgcctcaaatgcacaggcggggatatcactctatccggTGGTTCACTCGGGGGCCTATATTGTGCATTTGTGGGAGGCTCGATTAAATTATCTTCAAGTGATTGATTTCTATAGGGATAAGGACTAGGATTGATTTGTTTGTGCTGTTCCATAGGTCTTGACACAGGTGTATAGCGGTTTGGCATGGATGGCATTTGATTGTAGAGCTGTGGCACTCTGCTTTGTTGTGGTAAATGGTGAGGAATTGATTCGCGTGGTCTCAATTCCATTGCCCTTGTTATACCAGGGGTACTAGTTGGAGGGATGATTAAGGAAGCAATTGGTGGAGGAACCGGATATGGGTTTTTTGATTTGGGGGTCTCATATATGCTTGGGTAGTCAGAAAAACTggaaggataagggtttggtgcaggaTTTTGAGCAACAGAAAAGGGTGTAATTATTTGAGTACTAGTACTCTCTTGCGTTGGCTCTGAAACATGGCTTGGAATAGTGAAGGAAtgtatgcaatgttgcactgcaatcctcatgtTAAAGTACTTTTCTGGCAATACCTCTTTGAGCAGAGGCACCAAACTTAGGGCAAACATtgtatgagggcatctctgaacatCCATTTGTTCAGTGATCCCTGATACAATACTGAGCAATTGATTTGTCTGATCTTGTTCTtccacctgttctgctgccctgctgcttcgcTTCCTGCGTGAGTTAGATGTTAGCTTTTTCCGTCTGTTGGAAGGTGTAGAAATGTCCGTAGACTCATTTTCTTGCTCCTGAGTCGATGATTCATGTACATCGATTGCGTCACCCTCTACCTCAAAAGATGATGATTCCTCTACGTTTTGGCAAGCGAATGAAACTCCCTCATCTACATCAACAATATTAgcatcctcctctccctcttcctcctcctcttcccaacttGCTTCTGTGCTGAAAGACAAAAGTTGATACTTGAAATTCTAACTAAAGATGATAGCGGTAGAAGTGAAGGTTAGGGGGAGGACAGGAGAGGGATGGTAGAGTGAAGTATTCTTGTATGTAAACTTACTTCCTTAATTCTAGCACTGGCTTGAGAAAGTCCAGGTATCGAGCAAACGAATAGGGACGCTTTGGGGCGGCACCAGACCCACTTCGTGCTTcacgctccagtctctggtgtctttgtAGCGTATCCTTCAGGCTTCGCCACCTAGTACGTACGAGTGCTTCtgtaaacaaataaaacataacaaatttattggtggtgagtgggaacaaTGCTCATTACACAGCTGGTCTGTGGGATTTGTGGTCTGTGGGatggatgcccttacattggtggtcagtgggatgcatgcccctaacattggtggtcagtgggatacatgcccttacattggtggtcggtggaatacatgcccttacattggtggtcggtgggatacatgcccttacattggtggtcggtgggatacatgcccttacattggtggtcggtgggatacatgcccttacattggtggtcagagggatggatgcccttacattggtggtcagtgggatgaataaacaggtacttacgtttatgtttgcgAACTTGTGGAGTAA from Aquarana catesbeiana isolate 2022-GZ linkage group LG04, ASM4218655v1, whole genome shotgun sequence includes the following:
- the LOC141141584 gene encoding uncharacterized protein; the protein is MFYLFTEALVRTRWRSLKDTLQRHQRLEREARSGSGAAPKRPYSFARYLDFLKPVLELRNTEASWEEEEEEGEEDANIVDVDEGVSFACQNVEESSSFEVEGDAIDVHESSTQEQENESTDISTPSNRRKKLTSNSRRKRSSRAAEQVEEQDQTNQLLSIVSGITEQMDVQRCPHTMFALSLVPLLKEVLPEKYFNMRIAVQHCIHSFTIPSHVSEPTQESTSTQIITPFSVAQNPAPNPYPSSFSDYPSIYETPKSKNPYPVPPPIASLIIPPTSTPGITRAMELRPRESIPHHLPQQSRVPQLYNQMPSMPNRYTPVSRPMEQHKQINPSPYPYRNQSLEDNLIEPPTNAQYRPPSEPPDRVISPPVHLRQATPEQQSVTKYLNL